Proteins from one Niallia circulans genomic window:
- a CDS encoding YpzG family protein — MSYKDNLDSHSELFHHNWTRPKRSKSQVNGHTEISRNNLILRSNAKAHRW, encoded by the coding sequence ATGAGCTACAAAGATAATTTGGATTCTCATTCTGAGCTTTTTCATCACAATTGGACTAGACCTAAACGTTCCAAGTCTCAAGTAAATGGACATACGGAAATTTCTAGGAATAATCTTATTTTGCGAAGCAATGCAAAAGCCCATCGCTGGTAA
- a CDS encoding Hsp20/alpha crystallin family protein: MSLFPTDPRKNDSTSQDSFGFFKKSMNQFLQEKPVKNFLQSMDDFFSSPFPNMSFPVSVKETENEHVITAELPGVNKEQIHIDIIDYRITISVTHLELVQEENNKQQIIHKSQTYKQSARTIALPYPVDENKVKAVYQNGLLTITVIKQKGKKISIHS; the protein is encoded by the coding sequence ATGTCACTATTTCCAACAGACCCTAGAAAAAACGATTCTACCAGTCAGGACAGCTTTGGATTTTTCAAAAAATCTATGAACCAATTTCTCCAAGAAAAACCTGTGAAGAACTTCCTGCAATCAATGGATGATTTTTTCAGCAGCCCTTTTCCAAATATGTCCTTTCCTGTTTCTGTTAAGGAAACAGAGAACGAACATGTCATCACAGCAGAGCTGCCAGGTGTAAACAAGGAACAAATTCACATTGATATCATTGATTACCGCATCACCATTAGTGTCACCCATTTAGAGCTTGTTCAAGAGGAAAACAATAAGCAGCAAATCATTCATAAAAGCCAAACATACAAGCAAAGCGCAAGAACAATAGCTCTCCCCTATCCTGTCGACGAAAACAAAGTAAAAGCGGTTTATCAAAATGGACTGTTGACAATTACTGTCATAAAACAAAAAGGCAAAAAAATCAGCATCCATTCGTAA
- a CDS encoding alpha/beta fold hydrolase has product MEIVTIDNRELAYVEQGKSQANTVVLIHGFCGSSDYWKKIIEPLSNTYHIIAIDLRGHGRSTFDGAAFEMEDLAKDVKALLDRLGLHSVYLFGHSLGGYVTLAFAELFPESLKKYGLIHSTAYPDSDEGKAGRLKAIEKIQDLGIQAFIDGLIPNLFADKYLVENPTDVEDIKEIGYNTDPLAAMETLAAMRKRPDRNAIIDIQEIPFLLVQGQNDKVVPKDRAVNSSAPFVMVKDLDAGHMGMIENPDGLLSILTEFIGS; this is encoded by the coding sequence ATGGAAATAGTAACGATAGACAATCGGGAGCTGGCATATGTGGAACAAGGAAAAAGCCAGGCAAACACAGTTGTCCTAATTCACGGATTTTGTGGAAGTTCTGATTACTGGAAAAAAATAATCGAACCATTGTCTAATACATATCACATAATTGCGATTGATTTGCGTGGCCATGGTCGTTCAACCTTTGATGGAGCAGCATTTGAAATGGAGGATTTAGCGAAGGATGTAAAAGCCCTCTTAGACAGGCTTGGATTACATTCTGTGTATCTTTTTGGCCACTCGCTTGGCGGATATGTCACATTGGCATTTGCAGAGCTGTTTCCTGAAAGCCTGAAAAAATATGGGCTTATTCACTCGACAGCTTATCCAGACAGCGATGAAGGGAAAGCAGGCAGGCTAAAAGCAATTGAAAAGATTCAAGATTTAGGAATACAAGCATTTATCGATGGGCTTATTCCTAATTTGTTTGCTGATAAATATTTGGTTGAAAATCCCACAGATGTTGAAGACATAAAGGAAATCGGATATAACACAGATCCCCTTGCTGCAATGGAAACATTGGCAGCAATGAGAAAGCGCCCAGATCGGAATGCAATAATCGATATTCAAGAGATCCCTTTTCTGCTTGTGCAAGGACAAAATGATAAGGTTGTTCCTAAAGACAGGGCAGTAAACTCCTCAGCACCATTTGTAATGGTGAAAGACCTTGATGCAGGACATATGGGCATGATTGAAAACCCAGACGGCCTGCTTTCTATCCTGACAGAATTTATTGGGAGCTAA